One genomic window of Phoenix dactylifera cultivar Barhee BC4 chromosome 6, palm_55x_up_171113_PBpolish2nd_filt_p, whole genome shotgun sequence includes the following:
- the LOC103712920 gene encoding E3 ubiquitin-protein ligase BRE1-like 2 isoform X2, translating into MASGKRENEARGHGLGDQNEQVDAAVLHHQNQRLVQQLEAQKAEMHTLEGKFKDLREEQDSYDKTLISVNKMWNQLVDDLVLLGVRAGGDLRYLQALDREDLRTDALASCPPEDTFLCRLLRAGPVEKHEGNGAIKYVQEALALRHSATLDLMKHVQETIAARQAKNDCLAMALHGKLSSEDAILQVQKLNDYMGEVANNMRQAINVLHQKHKQYTDEINKYLERYSREQSEIKCLSGELEESMAELEESRRKLVILQMQKHGTSVMSASVANAVNGSGSPDKPADRTVGLRELKNSVEEAKTLAASRLFELQEAQEKNLNMSKQVEDLQNKLKDDKYIVTSKPYSLLSDKLQHLNMELEQYKGLMESLQAERNHMLRREKELNAKAESADAAKISLSTYQAKIEELELQIQKFIAERNDLEIKLEEAVQDSGRKDIKDEIHVMASALYKEMEMLETQLTRSKIAARDALKSREDADSLRAVLDRKISEHKILSDKCAEQMGEIKSYKAQIEKLEKEKQELQIFLDMYAQECFDTRTIMEIKESEHRARAQAEILKTLLDEHSLELRVKAANEAEAACQQRLSTAEAEIAELQTKLDASERDVWELKEAIKIKDAEGKAYISEIETIGQAYEDMQTQNQHLLQQVADRDDYNIKLVSDSVKMKQTYSSLLSEKQAKAKQLQQINGSLEFYKMKVARGEEQMKIYVAQACKASLENRHLSINLDKATVELADAEKELMWLRSTYDDSQKEYERNQKRIADLRLELERERNERKRLAEELEEVKTEVMEMSSENEETTIQKLQDEIKECKAILKCGVCFDRPKEVVITKCFHLFCYPCIQRNLEIRHRKCPGCGTPFGQSDVREVKI; encoded by the exons ATTCTTATGACAAGACTTTGATTTCTGTAAATAAAATGTGGAATCAG TTGGTTGATGATTTAGTCCTGCTTGGAGTACGAGCTGGTGGCGATTTACGTTATTTACAAGCATTGGACCGTGAAGATCTGCGCACAG ATGCACTTGCATCATGTCCTCCGGAGGACACATTTCTCTGTAGGCTCTTGAGAGCTGGCCCTGTtgaaaaacatgaaggaaaTGGAGCCATTAAATATGTTCAAGAAGCCCTTGCTCTTCGCCATTCAGCCACGCTGGATCTGATGAAACATGTCCAAGAGACTATTGCTGCTCGACAGGCTAAAAATGATTGCTTAGCAATGGCTTTACATGGGAAGTTATCATCTGAAG ATGCTATTTTGCAAGTCCAGAAACTTAATGATTACATGGGAGAGGTAGCTAACAATATGCGTCAGGCTATTAATGTTCTCCATCAGAAGCACAAACAATATACAGATGAAATAAACAAGTATCTTGAGAGATATTCAAGGGAACAATCTGAAATAAAATGTCTGTCAG GTGAGTTGGAAGAAAGCATGGCTGAACTTGAGGAAAGCCGACGCAAGTTGGTTATTCTACAAATGCAGAAACATGGAACATCTGTAATGAGTGCTTCAGTTGCCAATGCTGTAAATGGAAGCGGTTCACCAGATAAACCTGCAGATAGGACTGTGGGTTTGCGGGAGCTGAAAAATTCAGTTGAGGAGGCTAAG ACACTGGCAGCAAGCCGTCTTTTTGAACTTCAAGAGGCCCAAGAAAAAAACTTAAATATGTCAAAGCAAGTGGAAGATCTTCAA AACAAATTGAAGGATGATAAATACATAGTCACATCAAAACCTTACTCTCTATTAAGCGATAAACTCCAGCATCTTAATATGGAACTTGAGCAGTACAAGGGATTGATGGAATCCTTGCAG GCAGAGAGGAATCATATGCTGCGAAGAGAGAAAGAATTGAATGCAAAGGCAGAGTCAGCTGATGCTGCAAAGATTTCTCTTAGCACATATCAGGCCAAGATTGAGGAGCTGGAGCTTCAGATTCAGAAGTTTATTGCTGAAAGAAATGATCTTGAAATTAAATTGGAAGAAGCTGTGCAGGATTCAG GGAGGAAAGATATCAAGGATGAGATTCATGTCATGGCATCAGCACTATACAAAGAAATGGAAATGTTGGAGACCCAGCTAACTAGGTCTAAAATTGCTGCTCGTGATGCACTTAAATCACGTGAAGATGCGGATTCTTTGAGAGCTGTATTAGATAGGAAG ATTAGTGAACACAAAATCTTATCAGATAAATGTGCAGAACAAATGGGTGAGATCAAGTCTTATAAAGCACAG ATTGAGAAATTGGAAAAGGAAAAACAGgagttgcaaattttcttggatATGTATGCACAAGAATGTTTTGACACTAG AACCATAATGGAAATCAAAGAATCAGAACATAGAGCTCGTGCGCAAGCTGAAATCTTGAAAACTCTACTGGATGAACACAGTCTTGAATTGCGAGTGAAAGCAGCAAATGAGGCTGAGGCAGCTTGCCAGCAAAGGCtttctactgctgaagctgaaatAGCAGAATTACAGACAAAACTAGATGCTTCTGAAAG AGATGTCTGGGAGCTTAAAGAGGCTATAAAAATCAAAGATGCAGAAGGAAAGGCATATATTTCTGAAATCGAG ACAATCGGTCAAGCATATGAAGATATGCAGACACAGAACCAACATTTACTTCAACAGGTTGCTGATAGAGATGATTACAATATCAAG CTGGTATCGGATAGCGTGAAAATGAAGCAAACCTACAGCTCTCTTCTCTCTGAAAAGCAAGCCAAAGCAAAGCAACTCCAACAAATAAATGGATCGCTCGAGTTTTACAAAATGAAAGTTGCTCGTGGTgaagagcag ATGAAGATATATGTTGCCCAAGCTTGTAAAGCTTCCCTGGAAAATAGGCACCTTTCAATCAATCTGGACAAAGCTACAGTGGAGTTAGCTGATGCAGAGAAAGAATTGATGTGGCTTCGATCTACTTATGATGATTCTCAGAAGGAATATGAGCGAAACCAGAAAAGGATTGCTGACTTGAGGTTGGAGTTAGAGCGGGAAAG AAATGAGAGGAAAAGGCTTGCAGAAGAGCTTGAGGAAGTGAAAACTGAAGTTATGGAGATGAGCAGTGAGAATGAAGAAACCACAATCCAGAAACTTCAGGATGAAATCAAGGAGTGCAAGGCCATTCTTAAATGCGGTGTATGTTTCGACCGTCCCAAGGAG gtTGTAATTACGAAGTGCTTCCACCTATTCTGCTATCCATGCATCCAGAGGAACCTGGAGATTCGTCATCGTAAGTGTCCTGGGTGTGGCACCCCATTTGGACAAAGTGATGTCCGTGAGGTGAAAATATAA
- the LOC103712920 gene encoding E3 ubiquitin-protein ligase BRE1-like 2 isoform X1 has product MASGKRENEARGHGLGDQNEQALFLQVDAAVLHHQNQRLVQQLEAQKAEMHTLEGKFKDLREEQDSYDKTLISVNKMWNQLVDDLVLLGVRAGGDLRYLQALDREDLRTDALASCPPEDTFLCRLLRAGPVEKHEGNGAIKYVQEALALRHSATLDLMKHVQETIAARQAKNDCLAMALHGKLSSEDAILQVQKLNDYMGEVANNMRQAINVLHQKHKQYTDEINKYLERYSREQSEIKCLSGELEESMAELEESRRKLVILQMQKHGTSVMSASVANAVNGSGSPDKPADRTVGLRELKNSVEEAKTLAASRLFELQEAQEKNLNMSKQVEDLQNKLKDDKYIVTSKPYSLLSDKLQHLNMELEQYKGLMESLQAERNHMLRREKELNAKAESADAAKISLSTYQAKIEELELQIQKFIAERNDLEIKLEEAVQDSGRKDIKDEIHVMASALYKEMEMLETQLTRSKIAARDALKSREDADSLRAVLDRKISEHKILSDKCAEQMGEIKSYKAQIEKLEKEKQELQIFLDMYAQECFDTRTIMEIKESEHRARAQAEILKTLLDEHSLELRVKAANEAEAACQQRLSTAEAEIAELQTKLDASERDVWELKEAIKIKDAEGKAYISEIETIGQAYEDMQTQNQHLLQQVADRDDYNIKLVSDSVKMKQTYSSLLSEKQAKAKQLQQINGSLEFYKMKVARGEEQMKIYVAQACKASLENRHLSINLDKATVELADAEKELMWLRSTYDDSQKEYERNQKRIADLRLELERERNERKRLAEELEEVKTEVMEMSSENEETTIQKLQDEIKECKAILKCGVCFDRPKEVVITKCFHLFCYPCIQRNLEIRHRKCPGCGTPFGQSDVREVKI; this is encoded by the exons ATTCTTATGACAAGACTTTGATTTCTGTAAATAAAATGTGGAATCAG TTGGTTGATGATTTAGTCCTGCTTGGAGTACGAGCTGGTGGCGATTTACGTTATTTACAAGCATTGGACCGTGAAGATCTGCGCACAG ATGCACTTGCATCATGTCCTCCGGAGGACACATTTCTCTGTAGGCTCTTGAGAGCTGGCCCTGTtgaaaaacatgaaggaaaTGGAGCCATTAAATATGTTCAAGAAGCCCTTGCTCTTCGCCATTCAGCCACGCTGGATCTGATGAAACATGTCCAAGAGACTATTGCTGCTCGACAGGCTAAAAATGATTGCTTAGCAATGGCTTTACATGGGAAGTTATCATCTGAAG ATGCTATTTTGCAAGTCCAGAAACTTAATGATTACATGGGAGAGGTAGCTAACAATATGCGTCAGGCTATTAATGTTCTCCATCAGAAGCACAAACAATATACAGATGAAATAAACAAGTATCTTGAGAGATATTCAAGGGAACAATCTGAAATAAAATGTCTGTCAG GTGAGTTGGAAGAAAGCATGGCTGAACTTGAGGAAAGCCGACGCAAGTTGGTTATTCTACAAATGCAGAAACATGGAACATCTGTAATGAGTGCTTCAGTTGCCAATGCTGTAAATGGAAGCGGTTCACCAGATAAACCTGCAGATAGGACTGTGGGTTTGCGGGAGCTGAAAAATTCAGTTGAGGAGGCTAAG ACACTGGCAGCAAGCCGTCTTTTTGAACTTCAAGAGGCCCAAGAAAAAAACTTAAATATGTCAAAGCAAGTGGAAGATCTTCAA AACAAATTGAAGGATGATAAATACATAGTCACATCAAAACCTTACTCTCTATTAAGCGATAAACTCCAGCATCTTAATATGGAACTTGAGCAGTACAAGGGATTGATGGAATCCTTGCAG GCAGAGAGGAATCATATGCTGCGAAGAGAGAAAGAATTGAATGCAAAGGCAGAGTCAGCTGATGCTGCAAAGATTTCTCTTAGCACATATCAGGCCAAGATTGAGGAGCTGGAGCTTCAGATTCAGAAGTTTATTGCTGAAAGAAATGATCTTGAAATTAAATTGGAAGAAGCTGTGCAGGATTCAG GGAGGAAAGATATCAAGGATGAGATTCATGTCATGGCATCAGCACTATACAAAGAAATGGAAATGTTGGAGACCCAGCTAACTAGGTCTAAAATTGCTGCTCGTGATGCACTTAAATCACGTGAAGATGCGGATTCTTTGAGAGCTGTATTAGATAGGAAG ATTAGTGAACACAAAATCTTATCAGATAAATGTGCAGAACAAATGGGTGAGATCAAGTCTTATAAAGCACAG ATTGAGAAATTGGAAAAGGAAAAACAGgagttgcaaattttcttggatATGTATGCACAAGAATGTTTTGACACTAG AACCATAATGGAAATCAAAGAATCAGAACATAGAGCTCGTGCGCAAGCTGAAATCTTGAAAACTCTACTGGATGAACACAGTCTTGAATTGCGAGTGAAAGCAGCAAATGAGGCTGAGGCAGCTTGCCAGCAAAGGCtttctactgctgaagctgaaatAGCAGAATTACAGACAAAACTAGATGCTTCTGAAAG AGATGTCTGGGAGCTTAAAGAGGCTATAAAAATCAAAGATGCAGAAGGAAAGGCATATATTTCTGAAATCGAG ACAATCGGTCAAGCATATGAAGATATGCAGACACAGAACCAACATTTACTTCAACAGGTTGCTGATAGAGATGATTACAATATCAAG CTGGTATCGGATAGCGTGAAAATGAAGCAAACCTACAGCTCTCTTCTCTCTGAAAAGCAAGCCAAAGCAAAGCAACTCCAACAAATAAATGGATCGCTCGAGTTTTACAAAATGAAAGTTGCTCGTGGTgaagagcag ATGAAGATATATGTTGCCCAAGCTTGTAAAGCTTCCCTGGAAAATAGGCACCTTTCAATCAATCTGGACAAAGCTACAGTGGAGTTAGCTGATGCAGAGAAAGAATTGATGTGGCTTCGATCTACTTATGATGATTCTCAGAAGGAATATGAGCGAAACCAGAAAAGGATTGCTGACTTGAGGTTGGAGTTAGAGCGGGAAAG AAATGAGAGGAAAAGGCTTGCAGAAGAGCTTGAGGAAGTGAAAACTGAAGTTATGGAGATGAGCAGTGAGAATGAAGAAACCACAATCCAGAAACTTCAGGATGAAATCAAGGAGTGCAAGGCCATTCTTAAATGCGGTGTATGTTTCGACCGTCCCAAGGAG gtTGTAATTACGAAGTGCTTCCACCTATTCTGCTATCCATGCATCCAGAGGAACCTGGAGATTCGTCATCGTAAGTGTCCTGGGTGTGGCACCCCATTTGGACAAAGTGATGTCCGTGAGGTGAAAATATAA
- the LOC103712932 gene encoding uncharacterized protein LOC103712932 has translation MGVLVLDGSTVREFVGDEAAFQKSVDERFASLDLNGDGVLSRAELRRALETFRLLETHFGVDVVTPPAEVASLYDSIFEQFDCDHSGTVDREEFRREMRRIMLAIADGLGSSPIQIAVEDDGHNFLQQAADLEAAKIAGEAK, from the coding sequence atgggagtACTGGTCTTGGACGGCTCCACAGTCCGGGAGTTCGTCGGCGACGAGGCGGCCTTCCAGAAAAGCGTCGACGAGCGGTTCGCCTCCCTGGACCTCAACGGCGACGGCGTGCTCTCCCGGGCGGAGCTCCGCCGGGCTCTGGAGACGTTCCGGCTCCTGGAGACTCACTTCGGGGTGGACGTGGTGACCCCCCCGGCGGAGGTCGCCTCCCTCTACGACTCCATCTTCGAGCAGTTCGATTGCGACCACAGCGGCACCGTCGATCGGGAGGAGTTCCGGCGGGAGATGCGGCGGATCATGCTCGCCATCGCCGACGGCCTCGGCTCGTCTCCGATCCAGATCGCCGTCGAAGACGACGGCCATAACTTCCTCCAGCAGGCCGCCGACCTCGAGGCCGCCAAGATCGCCGGCGAAGCGAAGTGA